A region of Culicoides brevitarsis isolate CSIRO-B50_1 chromosome 1, AGI_CSIRO_Cbre_v1, whole genome shotgun sequence DNA encodes the following proteins:
- the LOC134836932 gene encoding integrin alpha-PS3-like → MNQLYSSLIVLISYLTLSNTFNISPVPNYVFKEPELLTGFPKYGSSLFGFQLTLRQSSIIIGAPKAQSNLPAQNRVNETGVIYKCKFTDSSCNVLVFDENGNQKGNSINSQLKDNQLLGFSMDGLGRDDQKMVVCAPHVKTSLIHSGQMDYLMHGTCYWTENVEDPNLSDNKNIITAFKDINLQTNEGSYYYYLGEMGFSTHINDDNDEILLGAPGVNNWRGSIVHVKQQKQEQVSGGTGEVGPGFVSDRLTEVISNVIQHDDSYMGYAVASGYFLRNPRTLFYVASAPQADQQSGRVYIFSINKDKQMVLHKKFSSLKMGEYFGYSLLVEDFNNDNLPDIAISAPMYSKSGFEDNGAVYIYRNLDHFSFTEPERITSDRDVAGRFGTALGRIGDINLDGFNDLAIGAPFEDDGAVYIYLGSAEGLNTRKYSQKLVPEKRQVTSNNFMFGHSITRGVDIDQNKYNDVAIGAPGGEKAFLYRTYPVGKIEATLVVAKKELQETDRKLKVTGCWWISSVTSVQKDLGMTLTLKADFLNNRAKWQSNNNKIYETNVTVNSQRKCMEFDLLIDYNPGLVFRPIDIEMEYKVHEQAVDTANFCTTCVKIDSNEVNSKKETIIYSTGCAGSVCVADLSVKGEIMYLTPPFILGSQNSLTIEYIVKNRGEPAYLPQIRITIDNNVASFARIPSSCKLMDSNERELVCDLTQGNPIKTNDVQKLKVSIDTSKLEGNDFSVSAAVTSSGAESSETDNKITTHIALDELSHVEITGKSNLESFALENIEETEIRITHTYQIVNNGPSTVRDMSVDIFVPSKYLEKDKKNPIQIVDVAAISIAGSYNGQYLQWTKFSDALPAIANKVRSKRDTKPNRSRVSLDELPPERTIFFTCDNEGYESNLCVNTITNVKNFRRGNEPIEVTLNFTLKVEVFDKVFTETQDIFKLQTFAKVKKPLHERPETLQVEAHQASVVIFKYVPASTPIWIIIVSILAGIILLAILSYVLYKMGFFKRNRPADKMNLRSPDEMELKGTNSDDDDP, encoded by the exons ATGAATCAGCTGTACTCTTCGCTAATTGTGCTAATATCGTACCTGACGTTGTCAAATACTTTCAATATTTCGCCGGTACCGAATTATGTATTCAAAGAACCAGAATTACTAACTGGCTTTCCGAAATACGGCTCGTCTCTCTTCGGGTTTCAACTTACTTTGCGACAATCTAG taTTATCATTGGCGCGCCCAAAGCACAATCTAACCTTCCAGCTCAGAATCGCGTTAACGAAACCGGCGTTATCTACAAGTGTAAATTTACTGATAGCAGTTGCAATGTGcttgtttttgatgaaaatggaAACCAGAAAGGCAATTCCATCAATTCGCAGCTGAAAGACAATCAACTTTTGGGATTTTCCATGGATGGATTGGGTCGCGATGATCAGAAAATGGTTGTTTGTGCGCCTCATGTCAAAACATCGCTTATCCATAGTGGCCAGATGGATTATTTAATGCATGGGACATGTTACTGGACCGAGAACGTTGAGGATCCAAATTTgagtgataataaaaatatcattaccGCATTTAAGGATATTAATTTACAAACCAATGAAGGAagttattactattatttggGAGAGATGGGATTCAGTACTCACATTAATGATGATAACGATGAAATCCTGTTGGGAGCTCCGGGAGTCAATAACTGGAGAGGTAGCATCGTACACGTGAAACAACAGAAACAGGAACAGGTTAGTGGCGGCACTGGCGAAGTTGGACCAGGATTCGTTTCAGATCGATTAACAGAAGTTATTTCGAATGTGATTCAACATGATGACTCATACATGGGATATGCCGTTGCATCAGGCTATTTCTTGCGAAACCCTCGTACTTTATTTTACGTAGCAAGTGCCCCACAAGCTGATCAACAATCCGGTAGAGTTTACATCTTTTCTATCAATAAAGACAAACAAATGGTTCTTCACAAGAAATTCAGTTCCTTGAAAATGGGAGAATACTTTGGATACTCTCTCTTAGTTGAAGATTTCAACAATGACAACTTACCTGATATCGCGATTTCCGCTCCGATGTATAGCAAGAGTGGCTTCGAAGACAACGGAGCAGTTTACATCTACCGGAATCTAGATCATTTTTCGTTTACAGAACCTGAGAGAATCACAAGTGATCGTGACGTTGCCGGTAGATTCGGGACAGCGTTAGGTCGCATAGGAGACATTAACTTGGATGGATTTAACGATCTTGCTATCGGAGCTCCTTTTGAGGATGATGGAGCTGTTTACATTTATCTCGGCTCTGCTGAGGGCttaaatacaagaaaataCTCACAAAAACTCGTTCCAGAAAAGAGACAAGTTACCTCGAACAACTTTATGTTTGGACATTCAATTACGAGAGGAGTTGATATCGATCAGAACAAATACAATGACGTCGCGATTGGAGCTCCAGGCGGCGAAAAAGCTTTCCTTTATCGAACATATCCTGTGGGAAAAATTGAAGCTACCTTAGTTGTTGCAAAGAAAGAACTACAAGAAACTGATCGAAAGCTCAAAGTAACAGGATGTTGGTGGATTTCGTCAGTTACATCAGTTCAAAAGGATCTTGGCATGACCTTGACTCTTAAGGCGGATTTCTTGAACAATCGAGCTAAATGGCAATCgaacaataacaaaatttatgaaacaaaTGTCACGGTTAATAGTCAACGGAAATGCATGGAGTTCGATTTGCTCATCGATTACAATCCAGGATTAGTTTTTCGACCTATTGATATTGAAATGGAATACAAAGTACATGAACAGGCAGTAGATACTGCGAACTTTTGTACGACTTGTGTGAAAATTGATTCGAATGAAGTAAATTCCAAGAAGGAAACCATTATTTACAGTACAGGATGCGCTGGATCAGTTTGCGTTGCTGATTTGTCAGTCAAAGGGGAAATTATGTATTTGAC CCCGCCATTCATTTTGGGAAGCCAAAACTCACTCACAATTGAATACATTGTGAAAAATCGCGGCGAACCGGCATATTTGCCCCAAATCCGTATCACAATCGACAACAACGTTGCATCATTCGCTCGAATTCCCTCATCATGCAAACTAATGGACTCGAATGAGCGTGAACTCGTGTGTGACTTAACACAGGGAAATCCAATAAAGACGAATgacgttcaaaaattaaaggtcAGCATCGATACCAGTAAATTGGAAGGAAATGATTTTTCCGTATCAGCTGCCGTAACGAGTTCCGGTGCCGAAAGTAGTGAGACAGACAATAAAATTACGACACATATTGCGTTAGATGAACTTAGTCATGTGGAAATTACTGG aaaatctaaTCTTGAATCATTTGCTTTGGAAAATATCGAAGAAACGGAAATTCGTATTACGCATACTTACCAAATAGTGAATAACGGTCCAAGTACTGTTCGAGACATGTCTGTGGATATTTTTGTTCCCTCAAAATACTTagaaaaagacaagaaaaatccAATTCAAATTGTTGACGTTGCTGCAATTTCCATCGCTGGCAGTTACAATGGACAATATCTTCAATGGACGAAATTTAGTGACGCTTTACCGGCAATCGCTAATAAAGTTCGTTCCAAACGAGATACGAAACCGAATAGAAGTCGCGTTTCTTTGGATGAACTTCCTCCGGAACGAACAATTTTCTTCACGTGCGATAACGAAGGGTATGAAAGTAACTTGTGTGTTAATACAATAACTAACGTCAAGAATTTCCGTCGTGGTAATGAGCCGATCGAAGTTACACTAAATTTTACGTTGAAAGTTGAGGTTTTTG acaAAGTTTTCACCGAAActcaagacattttcaagcTACAAACTTttgcaaaagttaaaaaacctCTCCACGAACGACCAGAAACCCTTCAAGTCGAAGCTCATCAAGCGAGTGtcgttattttcaaatatgttCCTGCCTCAACTCCTATTTGGATCATCATCGTGTCAATTCTTGCTGGAATTATCTTGTTAGCAATTTTGTCGTacgttttatataaaatgggATTTTTCAAGAGAAATCGTCCAGCGGACAAAATGAATCTTAGGTCCCCCGATGAAATGGAGTTAAAGGGAACGAACAGTGATGACGACGATCCTTAA